From a single Streptomyces sp. 1331.2 genomic region:
- a CDS encoding phosphatase PAP2 family protein: protein MQNLTLTWQSAGGAAAGLYAGAFAAAKVRKPALSALLREAGTLLALFALWQLVGHLSVMSTDHALDRASWIHHTEQVIGLPDEASWQAAVTPYPVLVRLANYYYAVMHFAVMLGVLLWVFVRHRERYSWVRNTLVITTAVCLLVQFIPVAPPRMLSESGFVDVAAEYGQSVYGGAVGGVVVADQLSAMPSVHVAWCVLAAVAVIRVSRSSLRWVMLLHPVLTVAVVVVTANHFWSDGIVAVVILLLAYAVLALAARRRGRPSVGTKGRPRSTAEERLEQVG, encoded by the coding sequence ATGCAGAACCTGACCCTGACCTGGCAGTCCGCCGGGGGCGCTGCCGCCGGTCTCTACGCCGGTGCGTTCGCCGCGGCCAAGGTTCGGAAGCCGGCGTTGTCGGCGCTGCTGCGGGAGGCCGGGACGCTGCTGGCGCTGTTCGCGCTCTGGCAGCTGGTCGGGCACCTGTCGGTGATGAGTACGGACCACGCGCTGGACCGGGCGAGCTGGATCCACCACACCGAGCAGGTGATCGGGTTGCCCGACGAGGCGTCCTGGCAGGCGGCGGTCACGCCGTACCCGGTGCTGGTCCGGCTGGCGAACTACTACTACGCGGTCATGCACTTCGCGGTGATGCTCGGCGTCCTGCTCTGGGTGTTCGTGCGGCACCGGGAGCGGTACTCATGGGTGCGGAACACGCTGGTGATCACCACCGCCGTCTGCCTGCTGGTGCAGTTCATTCCGGTGGCACCGCCCCGGATGCTGTCGGAGAGCGGCTTCGTCGACGTGGCTGCGGAGTACGGGCAGTCGGTGTACGGGGGCGCGGTCGGCGGTGTCGTGGTGGCTGACCAGCTGTCGGCCATGCCTTCGGTACACGTGGCCTGGTGCGTGCTGGCCGCGGTCGCGGTGATCCGGGTGTCGCGCAGCTCGCTGCGGTGGGTGATGCTGCTGCACCCGGTGCTGACCGTCGCGGTGGTCGTGGTGACGGCCAACCACTTCTGGTCGGACGGCATCGTCGCGGTGGTCATCCTCCTGCTCGCTTACGCCGTCCTGGCGTTGGCGGCACGCCGACGGGGCCGGCCCTCCGTCGGGACGAAGGGCCGACCCCGCAGCACCGCCGAGGAACGGTTGGAACAGGTCGGTTGA
- a CDS encoding SpoIIE family protein phosphatase, with product MVTARAAATFDPDGRSAAAARGFVRDALLGWGLPEVVDDAVVLVSELVTNAVVHAGTPAEVCCLREEETVRIEVTDRHPERGLPSLGDGPVTASDRYADPDGEGGRGLLMCSALAERWGVEYGAGRKTVWFRLALPAHVLGTRYAVPATPGSDLPSSPGPVHVAVVQLDEDGRVLAWNPDAEALFGYPAGAVLGRPWADLAVWPKPAGRGLDLTDTLRMARWEGGYGIRRQDGREVEVYGVQVRVRDTAGVPSTLCLLVLEPDRAVLRSPSRVLPGERPDPAGPRLDLLAGPVTTDDLDTLLQRTVERARDLLDGDAAYLLLTTDDEAEFEVRAATGLTSGHRRHTRFPVESGNRYHSARLPSVHEDLSARPTGLPLLTDSGMRSLLTVPLKVEGRLIGSLGIAAASPGRYDNEDALRLQSAADRVALAVESTRLTELERLRRGSLSFLVEASDLLAGTLEHEQTLALMAQMAVPTLASWCAVYTTADHTSPARLAFVLHEDEDRIDPLRDLLDKTPAPAAGPTHGVRFWTAPAEAAEAGGLTDNPELAGLLGETVAIALTARNRVIGLLALGVPAGVRFRQEILELAEDLSRRAALALDNSRLYSERTATSQALQRSLLPPDLPEIPGVEVDVYYQAAGEGNEVGGDFYDLFTIREGTYGFAIGDVCGTGPEAASVTGLARHSLRLLAREGLDAPQVLSRLNAAILDEGSRSRFLTLLYGELTPRPDGSTELSLVCAGHPLPLRLRTDGRVDRAATPQPLLGVMDDLELTAETLVLAPGEVLLCVTDGVTERREGRRMLGDDGLAEVLTGCTGLTAGAVAARVQRAVERFAPEPPSDDMAILTLRVPNQRRRP from the coding sequence GTGGTCACCGCGCGCGCAGCCGCCACCTTCGACCCCGACGGCAGGTCCGCGGCGGCCGCCCGGGGCTTCGTCCGGGACGCGCTGCTCGGCTGGGGTCTGCCCGAGGTCGTGGACGACGCGGTCGTGCTGGTCAGCGAGCTGGTCACCAACGCCGTCGTACACGCCGGCACCCCCGCCGAGGTCTGCTGCCTGCGCGAGGAGGAGACCGTCCGGATCGAGGTCACCGACCGCCACCCCGAACGCGGCCTGCCCTCCCTCGGTGACGGGCCCGTCACCGCCTCCGACCGCTACGCCGACCCCGACGGCGAAGGCGGCCGCGGCCTGCTGATGTGCTCCGCCCTCGCCGAGAGATGGGGCGTCGAGTACGGGGCCGGCCGGAAGACCGTCTGGTTCCGCCTCGCCCTGCCCGCACACGTGCTCGGCACCCGCTACGCCGTTCCCGCCACCCCCGGAAGCGACCTGCCCAGCAGCCCCGGACCGGTGCACGTCGCCGTCGTCCAACTCGACGAGGACGGCCGCGTCCTGGCCTGGAACCCGGACGCCGAGGCGCTCTTCGGCTACCCCGCCGGCGCCGTCCTCGGCCGCCCCTGGGCCGACCTCGCCGTCTGGCCGAAGCCCGCCGGCCGCGGCCTCGATCTGACCGACACCCTGCGGATGGCCCGCTGGGAGGGCGGCTACGGGATCCGCCGCCAAGACGGCCGGGAGGTCGAGGTGTACGGCGTGCAGGTGCGCGTGCGCGACACCGCGGGCGTCCCCTCCACCCTCTGCCTGCTCGTCCTCGAACCCGACCGCGCCGTCCTGCGCTCCCCCTCCCGCGTCCTGCCCGGCGAGCGCCCCGACCCTGCCGGCCCCCGGCTCGACCTGCTGGCCGGCCCGGTCACCACCGACGACCTCGACACGCTGCTGCAGCGCACCGTCGAGCGCGCCCGCGACCTGCTCGACGGCGACGCCGCCTACCTGCTGCTCACCACCGACGACGAGGCCGAGTTCGAGGTCCGCGCCGCCACCGGCCTCACCTCCGGACACCGCCGGCACACCCGCTTCCCCGTCGAGAGCGGCAACCGCTACCACTCCGCCCGGCTGCCCTCCGTCCACGAGGACCTCAGCGCCCGCCCCACCGGCCTGCCCCTGCTCACCGACAGCGGCATGCGCTCCCTGCTCACCGTCCCGCTCAAGGTCGAGGGCCGCTTGATCGGCTCGCTCGGCATCGCCGCCGCCTCGCCGGGCCGCTACGACAACGAGGACGCGCTGCGCCTGCAGTCCGCCGCCGACCGGGTCGCCCTCGCCGTCGAGAGCACCCGGCTGACCGAGCTCGAACGGCTTCGCCGAGGCTCGCTCTCCTTCCTCGTCGAGGCCTCCGACCTGCTGGCCGGCACCCTCGAACACGAGCAGACCCTCGCGCTGATGGCCCAGATGGCCGTCCCCACCCTCGCCTCCTGGTGCGCCGTCTACACCACCGCCGACCACACGTCCCCGGCCCGGCTCGCCTTCGTCCTGCACGAGGACGAGGACCGCATCGACCCGCTGCGCGACCTGCTCGACAAGACCCCCGCCCCCGCGGCCGGCCCCACCCACGGCGTCCGCTTCTGGACCGCGCCCGCCGAAGCCGCCGAAGCCGGCGGACTCACCGACAACCCCGAACTCGCCGGCCTGCTCGGCGAGACCGTCGCCATCGCGCTGACCGCCCGCAACCGCGTCATCGGCCTGCTGGCCCTCGGCGTCCCGGCCGGCGTCCGGTTCCGCCAGGAGATCCTCGAACTCGCCGAGGACCTCTCCCGTCGCGCCGCCCTCGCCCTCGACAACTCCCGCCTCTACTCCGAGCGCACCGCCACCAGCCAGGCCCTGCAGCGCAGCCTGCTGCCGCCGGACCTGCCGGAGATCCCGGGCGTCGAGGTGGACGTCTACTACCAGGCCGCCGGCGAGGGCAACGAGGTGGGCGGGGACTTCTACGACCTGTTCACCATCCGCGAGGGCACCTACGGCTTCGCCATCGGCGACGTCTGCGGCACCGGCCCCGAGGCCGCCTCGGTCACCGGCCTGGCCCGGCACTCGCTGCGGCTGCTCGCCCGCGAGGGCCTGGACGCCCCGCAGGTGCTCAGCCGCCTCAACGCGGCCATCCTGGACGAGGGTTCGCGCAGCCGCTTCCTCACCCTGCTCTACGGCGAACTGACGCCCCGACCGGACGGCAGCACCGAACTCTCCCTGGTCTGTGCCGGCCACCCGCTCCCGCTGCGGCTGCGCACCGACGGCCGGGTCGACCGCGCCGCCACCCCGCAGCCGCTGCTCGGCGTCATGGACGACCTCGAACTCACCGCCGAGACCCTGGTGCTCGCCCCCGGCGAGGTCCTGCTGTGCGTCACCGACGGCGTCACCGAACGCCGTGAGGGCCGGCGGATGCTGGGCGACGACGGCCTTGCCGAGGTGCTCACCGGCTGCACCGGCCTGACCGCCGGCGCCGTCGCAGCCCGCGTCCAGCGCGCCGTCGAGCGCTTCGCCCCCGAGCCGCCGTCCGACGACATGGCGATCCTGACCCTGCGGGTGCCCAACCAGCGTCGCCGGCCCTGA
- a CDS encoding acetate uptake transporter — MSNDATGATNARSTGADAGNLGYLALGLTLLAYGLLSTGLLHGTGVGDAAHLAHLLGGVTLFIAGLWQLRGGEGFTGTAFTSLGAFWATWSAAGGAGKNAAGLFLLLWALLALTLTAASWGSGLLSRAVYGLLTLSLLLSAIATFGGYGGLAKLAGWVAAVSGLAAWYWATSALSNGSWGKVALPVK; from the coding sequence GTGAGCAACGACGCTACCGGGGCAACGAACGCCCGTTCCACCGGAGCCGACGCGGGTAACCTCGGCTACCTCGCCCTCGGCCTGACACTTCTCGCCTACGGCCTGCTCTCCACCGGCCTCCTGCACGGCACCGGAGTCGGCGACGCGGCCCACCTCGCCCACCTGCTCGGCGGCGTCACCCTCTTCATCGCGGGCCTCTGGCAGCTCCGCGGCGGCGAGGGCTTCACCGGAACCGCCTTCACCAGCCTCGGCGCCTTCTGGGCGACCTGGTCGGCGGCGGGCGGCGCCGGCAAGAACGCCGCCGGACTGTTCCTGCTGCTGTGGGCCCTGCTCGCGCTCACCCTCACCGCGGCGAGCTGGGGCTCGGGCCTGCTCAGCCGGGCCGTCTACGGCCTGCTGACGCTCTCCCTGCTGCTGTCCGCCATCGCCACCTTCGGCGGCTACGGCGGTCTGGCCAAGCTCGCCGGCTGGGTCGCGGCCGTCTCCGGCCTCGCCGCCTGGTACTGGGCCACCTCCGCGCTGAGCAACGGCTCCTGGGGGAAGGTCGCCCTGCCGGTCAAGTGA
- a CDS encoding nucleotidyl transferase AbiEii/AbiGii toxin family protein, which produces MTTAPHTVDASLRPGRAQLRLAAVAAPVCDRYGLALAGGHALRAHGVAACAQDGLTLATGGADLPEVAEALGEAYRAAGGGVAERPGTPRLEQLVVRLALGGRSHSVELRKEPLGHRPVRLDLGTPGPDGPDEPPVVLPVVALEDAAALATALLVDRGMPRDLIDVHALTRCYREGELLALAGELDQDFQPAALADRLETLAEAADGRFRARGVPAGAVDGLKRWALAWAQDLRLDLLETQEAADGLHDPYLEDEEA; this is translated from the coding sequence GTGACCACCGCCCCGCACACCGTCGACGCGTCCCTGCGACCGGGCCGCGCGCAGCTGCGCCTCGCCGCCGTGGCCGCGCCGGTCTGCGACCGGTACGGCCTCGCCCTGGCCGGCGGGCACGCGCTGCGCGCCCACGGCGTCGCGGCCTGCGCCCAGGACGGGCTCACCCTGGCGACCGGCGGGGCCGACCTGCCGGAGGTGGCCGAGGCACTGGGCGAGGCCTACCGGGCGGCGGGCGGCGGAGTCGCCGAGCGGCCGGGCACGCCGCGGCTGGAACAGCTGGTCGTCCGGCTGGCACTGGGCGGGCGGTCGCACTCGGTGGAACTGCGCAAGGAGCCGCTGGGGCACCGGCCGGTCCGGCTCGACCTCGGCACGCCCGGGCCGGACGGGCCGGACGAGCCGCCGGTGGTGCTGCCGGTCGTCGCCCTGGAGGACGCGGCGGCGCTGGCCACCGCGCTGCTCGTGGACCGCGGCATGCCGCGCGACCTGATCGACGTGCACGCCCTCACCCGCTGCTACCGGGAGGGCGAACTGCTCGCCCTGGCAGGGGAGTTGGACCAGGACTTCCAGCCCGCGGCGCTCGCCGACCGGCTGGAGACGCTCGCCGAGGCGGCAGACGGACGGTTCCGTGCCCGGGGCGTCCCGGCCGGGGCGGTGGACGGGCTGAAGCGGTGGGCGCTGGCGTGGGCGCAGGACCTGAGGCTGGACCTGCTGGAGACCCAGGAGGCGGCGGACGGGCTGCACGATCCGTACCTGGAGGACGAGGAGGCCTGA
- a CDS encoding HAMP domain-containing protein encodes MSSATKDATGTTPPAQRGGRPGTAPRNAAGRRASHNRGAEPADLRKLLSALTAMRDGNFRRRLSVPGDGPLAEIAAVFNEVAERNQHLTGELARVRRAVGREGRLNERLETGAGEGAWMAATDNCNALIDDLARPMAEVGRVLTSIAEGDLDQKMELRSLHSNGVSHPLRGEYLKIGRTVNGLVDQLSEFTDEVTRVAREVGTEGKLGGQAKVRSVSGSWKDLADSVNTMAGRLTAQVRNIAQVTTAVAKGDLSRKVTVEVAGEMLELKNTVNTMVDQLNGFAAQVTTVARDVGTEGRLGGQAQVPGVAGVWRDLTDSVNFMADNLTGQVRNIAQVTTAVARGDLSQKIEVDARGEMLELKNTINTMVDQLSGFAEQVTRVARQVGTEGRLGGQAQVPWAAGVWRDLTDNVNFMANNLTDQVRNIAQVTTAVAKGDLSQKIQVDARGEILELKNTINTMVDQLGAFADEVTRVARDVGTEGILGGQASVPGVAGIWKDLTNSVNLMANNLTSQVRNIAEVTTAVARGDVSKKITVDARGEILELVTTVNTMVDQLSAFADEVTRVAREVGTEGILGGQARVRGVSGIWKDLTDNVNFMASNLTGQVRNIAEVAGAVARGDLSKKISIDAQGEVAALAATLNTMVDQLSSFAVEVTRVAREVGTDGTLGGQASVPGVAGIWKDLTDNVNLMANNLTGQVRNIALVITAVARGDLSQKIDVDARGEILQLKTSINTMVDQLSAFADEVTRVAREVGTDGRLGGQARVPGVDGTWQDLTESVNELANNLTRQVRAIAQVATAVTRGDLSLRIDVDAAGELDELKDNINQMIANLRETTRTNQEQDWLKTNLARISGLLQGRRDLEAVASLIMTELTPVVSAQHGAFFLAQPAGRTAELITEDDDENDTVLRLIGSYGYQRRAMPTTFRPGESLIGQAAVEKRAIILKEAPPGYLKIASGLGEASPAHIVVLPVLFEGRLLGVIELATFSSFTTVALDFLNQIADLIGVTVNTISVNTKTEGLLLESQRLTAELSMRSAELEARQEELERTNEELQEKAEQLAQQNRDIEIKNSEIEEARQVLEERAEQLALASRYKSEFLANMSHELRTPLNSLLILAKLLSDNNEGNLSPKQVEFADTIHGAGSDLLQLINDILDLSKVEAGKMDVRPARIALVQLVDYVEATFQPVALDKNLDFAVRVSPALPVTLHTDEQRLQQVLRNLISNAVKFTDAGAVDFSIRPAGREVPQHVRERLLESGSIKGPDEELIAFSVSDTGIGIPGNKLREIFEPFRQADGTTSRKYGGTGLGLSISREIARLLGGEIHAESELGKGSTFTLYLPLRTEAPETGPGEQRPSAERQAGPNDRVPRASVGVTPVGLPVPVGENPADHWAQEVREMAEERRRGAVERRRNAALETASGPRAVEPAAPRPANGGRRFDGQQVLIVDDDVRNVFALTSVLEQHGLTVLYAENGREGIEMLEQHENVALVLMDIMMPEMDGYATTEAIRRMPQFAGLPIIALTAKAMKGDREKSLQAGATDHITKPVETDHLLSVMHEWLSGDRS; translated from the coding sequence TTGAGTTCGGCCACCAAGGACGCAACCGGTACGACGCCGCCCGCCCAGCGCGGCGGCCGCCCCGGGACCGCGCCGCGGAACGCGGCCGGCCGTCGGGCGAGCCACAACCGCGGTGCGGAGCCCGCCGACCTGCGCAAACTGCTGTCCGCGCTGACCGCGATGCGCGACGGCAACTTCCGCCGCCGGCTGTCCGTCCCGGGCGACGGGCCGCTGGCGGAGATCGCCGCGGTGTTCAACGAGGTCGCCGAGCGCAACCAGCACCTGACCGGTGAACTGGCCCGGGTGCGGCGGGCGGTGGGCCGCGAGGGCCGGCTGAACGAGCGGCTGGAGACCGGGGCCGGCGAGGGCGCCTGGATGGCGGCGACCGACAACTGCAACGCGCTGATCGACGATCTGGCCCGTCCGATGGCAGAGGTGGGCCGGGTGCTCACCTCGATCGCCGAGGGCGACCTGGACCAGAAGATGGAGCTGCGCTCGCTGCACAGCAACGGGGTGAGCCACCCGCTGCGCGGCGAGTACCTGAAGATCGGCCGGACCGTCAACGGACTGGTGGACCAGCTCTCGGAGTTCACCGACGAGGTGACCCGGGTGGCCCGCGAGGTGGGCACCGAGGGCAAGCTCGGCGGTCAGGCCAAGGTCCGTAGCGTGTCGGGCAGTTGGAAGGACCTGGCGGATTCGGTCAACACCATGGCCGGCCGGCTGACCGCGCAGGTGCGCAACATCGCGCAGGTGACCACGGCGGTGGCCAAGGGCGACCTGTCCCGCAAGGTCACCGTCGAGGTGGCCGGCGAGATGCTGGAGCTGAAGAACACCGTCAACACGATGGTGGACCAGCTGAACGGCTTCGCCGCCCAGGTCACCACCGTTGCCCGGGACGTGGGGACGGAGGGCCGGCTGGGCGGTCAGGCCCAGGTGCCGGGCGTGGCCGGGGTGTGGCGGGACCTCACCGACTCGGTGAACTTCATGGCCGACAACCTGACCGGCCAGGTCCGCAACATCGCCCAGGTGACCACGGCGGTGGCCCGCGGTGACCTGTCGCAGAAGATCGAGGTGGACGCGCGCGGCGAGATGCTGGAGCTGAAGAACACCATCAACACGATGGTGGACCAGCTCTCCGGCTTCGCCGAGCAGGTGACCCGGGTGGCCCGCCAGGTGGGCACCGAGGGCCGGCTGGGCGGTCAGGCCCAGGTGCCGTGGGCGGCCGGGGTGTGGCGGGACCTGACCGACAACGTCAACTTCATGGCCAACAACCTCACCGACCAGGTGCGCAACATCGCCCAGGTGACGACCGCGGTCGCCAAGGGCGACCTGTCGCAGAAGATCCAGGTGGACGCGCGCGGGGAGATCCTGGAGCTGAAGAACACCATCAACACGATGGTGGACCAGCTGGGCGCCTTCGCGGACGAGGTCACCAGGGTCGCCCGGGACGTCGGCACCGAGGGCATCCTCGGCGGTCAGGCCAGCGTGCCGGGCGTGGCCGGGATCTGGAAGGACCTGACCAACTCCGTCAACCTGATGGCCAACAACCTGACCAGCCAGGTCCGCAACATCGCCGAGGTGACCACGGCGGTGGCCCGCGGAGACGTGTCGAAGAAGATCACCGTCGACGCCCGGGGCGAGATCCTGGAGCTGGTGACGACCGTCAACACCATGGTCGACCAGCTGTCGGCCTTCGCCGACGAGGTCACGCGCGTTGCCCGAGAGGTGGGCACCGAGGGGATCCTCGGCGGTCAGGCGCGGGTGCGCGGGGTGTCGGGTATCTGGAAGGACCTGACCGACAACGTCAACTTCATGGCGTCCAACCTGACCGGTCAGGTCCGCAACATCGCCGAGGTCGCCGGCGCGGTGGCCCGCGGAGACCTGTCCAAGAAGATCTCCATCGACGCGCAGGGCGAGGTCGCGGCGCTCGCCGCCACCCTCAACACCATGGTCGACCAGCTCTCCTCCTTCGCCGTGGAGGTCACGCGCGTTGCCCGCGAGGTGGGCACCGACGGCACCCTGGGCGGTCAGGCGAGCGTGCCCGGCGTGGCCGGGATCTGGAAGGACCTGACCGACAACGTCAACCTGATGGCCAACAACCTGACCGGTCAGGTGCGCAACATCGCGCTGGTGATCACCGCCGTGGCCCGCGGCGACCTCTCGCAGAAGATCGACGTGGACGCGCGCGGGGAGATCCTGCAGCTCAAGACCAGCATCAACACCATGGTCGACCAGCTCTCCGCGTTCGCCGACGAGGTCACCCGGGTCGCCCGCGAGGTGGGCACCGACGGGCGGCTCGGCGGCCAGGCCCGGGTGCCTGGCGTGGACGGCACCTGGCAGGACCTGACCGAGTCGGTGAACGAACTGGCCAACAACCTGACCCGGCAGGTGCGTGCGATCGCCCAGGTCGCCACCGCGGTGACCAGGGGCGACCTGAGCCTGCGGATCGACGTGGACGCGGCGGGCGAGCTCGACGAGCTCAAGGACAACATCAACCAGATGATCGCCAACCTGCGCGAGACCACCCGCACCAACCAGGAGCAGGACTGGCTCAAGACCAACCTGGCCCGGATCTCCGGCCTGCTCCAGGGCCGCCGGGACCTGGAGGCGGTCGCGTCCCTGATCATGACCGAGCTGACCCCGGTCGTCTCCGCCCAGCACGGCGCCTTCTTCCTCGCCCAGCCGGCCGGCCGCACCGCCGAACTGATCACCGAGGACGACGACGAGAACGACACGGTGCTGCGCCTGATCGGCAGCTACGGCTACCAGCGCAGGGCGATGCCGACCACCTTCCGCCCCGGCGAGTCGTTGATCGGCCAGGCCGCGGTGGAGAAGCGGGCGATCATCCTCAAGGAGGCGCCGCCCGGGTACCTCAAGATCGCCTCCGGCCTCGGCGAGGCCTCCCCGGCCCACATCGTGGTGCTGCCGGTGCTGTTCGAGGGCCGGCTGCTGGGCGTGATCGAACTGGCCACGTTCAGCTCCTTCACGACCGTCGCGCTGGACTTCCTGAACCAGATCGCGGACCTGATCGGTGTCACGGTCAACACCATCAGCGTCAACACCAAGACCGAGGGCCTGCTGCTGGAGTCCCAGCGACTCACCGCCGAACTCTCCATGCGGTCCGCCGAGTTGGAGGCGCGCCAGGAGGAACTGGAGCGCACCAACGAGGAGTTGCAGGAGAAGGCCGAGCAACTCGCCCAACAGAACCGCGACATCGAGATCAAGAACAGCGAGATCGAGGAGGCCCGCCAGGTCCTGGAGGAGCGCGCGGAACAGCTCGCCCTGGCCTCCCGGTACAAGAGCGAGTTCCTCGCCAACATGTCGCACGAGCTGCGCACCCCGCTCAACTCGCTGCTGATCCTGGCCAAGCTGCTCTCCGACAACAACGAGGGCAACCTCTCGCCCAAGCAGGTCGAGTTCGCCGACACCATCCACGGCGCCGGCTCCGACCTGCTCCAGCTGATCAACGACATCCTCGACCTGTCCAAGGTCGAGGCCGGCAAGATGGACGTCCGCCCGGCCCGGATCGCCCTGGTCCAGCTGGTCGACTACGTGGAGGCCACCTTCCAGCCGGTCGCGCTGGACAAGAACCTGGACTTCGCCGTCCGGGTCTCGCCCGCCCTGCCGGTCACCCTGCACACCGACGAGCAGCGGCTCCAGCAGGTGCTGCGCAACCTGATCTCCAACGCCGTGAAGTTCACCGACGCGGGCGCCGTCGACTTCTCGATCCGCCCGGCCGGCCGGGAGGTCCCGCAGCACGTGCGCGAGCGGCTGCTGGAGTCCGGCTCGATCAAGGGCCCGGACGAGGAGCTGATCGCCTTCTCGGTCTCCGACACCGGCATCGGCATCCCCGGCAACAAGCTGCGGGAGATCTTCGAGCCGTTCCGGCAGGCCGACGGCACCACCAGCCGCAAGTACGGCGGCACCGGCCTCGGGCTGTCGATCAGCCGCGAGATCGCCCGGCTGCTCGGCGGCGAGATCCACGCCGAGAGCGAGCTGGGCAAGGGCTCCACGTTCACGCTCTACCTGCCGCTGCGCACCGAGGCCCCGGAGACCGGCCCGGGCGAGCAGCGGCCCTCCGCCGAGCGCCAGGCCGGGCCGAACGACCGGGTGCCGCGCGCCTCGGTCGGGGTGACCCCGGTCGGCCTGCCGGTGCCGGTCGGCGAGAACCCGGCCGACCACTGGGCCCAGGAAGTCCGGGAGATGGCCGAGGAGCGCCGCCGCGGAGCCGTCGAACGCCGCCGCAACGCCGCCCTGGAGACCGCCTCCGGGCCCCGGGCGGTCGAACCCGCCGCGCCCCGGCCGGCCAACGGCGGCCGGCGCTTCGACGGTCAGCAGGTGCTGATCGTGGACGACGACGTCCGCAACGTGTTTGCCCTCACCAGCGTGCTGGAGCAGCACGGCCTGACCGTCCTGTACGCCGAGAACGGCCGCGAGGGCATCGAGATGCTGGAGCAGCACGAGAACGTGGCGCTGGTCCTGATGGACATCATGATGCCGGAGATGGACGGCTACGCGACCACCGAGGCGATCCGCCGGATGCCCCAGTTCGCGGGCCTGCCGATCATCGCGCTGACCGCCAAGGCGATGAAGGGCGACCGGGAGAAGTCGCTGCAGGCGGGTGCCACCGACCACATCACCAAGCCGGTCGAGACCGACCACCTGCTGTCGGTGATGCACGAGTGGCTGAGCGGCGACCGCTCGTGA
- a CDS encoding CoA-acylating methylmalonate-semialdehyde dehydrogenase, which produces MSKHIIHWIAGKPVATAGAAPRRGDVFDPATGQVAGQVDFAGIAEVDQAVAAAASAFTEWRTASVAKRSTVLFAFRELLNARREELASIIVAEHGKVHSDALGEIARGLEVVEYACGIPQLIKGGFTEQASTGIDVYSIRQPLGPVAIISPFNFPAMVPMWFFPIAIAAGNTVVVKPSEKDPSAANFLAELWKEAGLPDGVFNVVHGDKVAVDRLLEHPDIKSVSFVGSTPIARYVYETGTRYGKRVQALGGAKNHMLVLPDADLDLAADAAVNAGFGAAGERCMAVSVLVAVDPIGDELVEKIKQRIATLKVGPGCNGDSEMGPLVTGQHRDKVTSYVESGVADGAELAVDGRKHPITAEDRDGTPTADGFWLGPTLFDHVKPGMSVYNDEIFGPVLSVVRVSSYDEGLALINANPYGNGTALFTNDGGAARRFQFEVEVGMVGINVPIPVPVAYYSFGGWKASLFGDAHAYGPDGVQFFTRGKAVTQRWLDPSHGGINLGFPTNS; this is translated from the coding sequence TTGAGCAAGCACATCATTCACTGGATCGCCGGCAAGCCGGTCGCCACCGCCGGTGCGGCGCCCCGCCGCGGCGACGTCTTCGACCCGGCCACCGGCCAGGTCGCCGGTCAGGTCGACTTCGCCGGGATCGCCGAGGTCGACCAGGCCGTCGCCGCCGCCGCCTCGGCGTTCACCGAGTGGCGCACCGCCTCGGTCGCCAAGCGGTCGACGGTGCTCTTCGCCTTCCGCGAGCTGCTGAACGCCCGCCGTGAGGAGCTGGCCTCGATCATCGTGGCGGAGCACGGCAAGGTGCACTCCGACGCCCTCGGCGAGATCGCCCGCGGCCTGGAGGTCGTGGAGTACGCCTGCGGCATCCCGCAGCTCATCAAGGGCGGCTTCACCGAGCAGGCCTCCACCGGCATCGACGTCTACTCGATCCGCCAGCCGCTCGGCCCGGTCGCGATCATCTCGCCGTTCAACTTCCCGGCCATGGTGCCGATGTGGTTCTTCCCGATCGCCATCGCGGCCGGCAACACCGTCGTGGTGAAGCCCTCGGAGAAGGACCCGTCCGCCGCCAACTTCCTCGCCGAGCTGTGGAAGGAGGCCGGCCTGCCGGACGGCGTCTTCAACGTCGTCCACGGCGACAAGGTCGCCGTCGACCGCCTGCTGGAGCACCCGGACATCAAGTCCGTCAGCTTCGTCGGCTCCACCCCGATCGCCCGCTACGTCTACGAGACCGGCACCCGCTACGGCAAGCGCGTGCAGGCCCTCGGCGGCGCCAAGAACCACATGCTGGTCCTGCCCGACGCCGACCTCGACCTGGCCGCCGACGCCGCCGTCAACGCCGGCTTCGGCGCGGCCGGCGAGCGCTGCATGGCGGTGTCCGTCCTGGTCGCGGTCGACCCGATCGGCGACGAGCTGGTCGAGAAGATCAAGCAGCGGATCGCCACCCTGAAGGTCGGCCCCGGCTGCAACGGCGACTCCGAGATGGGCCCGCTGGTCACCGGCCAGCACCGCGACAAGGTCACCTCCTACGTGGAGTCCGGTGTCGCCGACGGCGCCGAGCTCGCCGTGGACGGCCGCAAGCACCCGATCACCGCCGAAGACAGGGACGGCACCCCGACCGCCGACGGCTTCTGGCTCGGCCCCACGCTGTTCGACCACGTCAAGCCCGGCATGTCCGTCTACAACGACGAGATCTTCGGCCCGGTCCTTTCCGTGGTGCGCGTCTCCTCCTACGACGAGGGCCTGGCGCTCATCAACGCCAACCCGTACGGCAACGGCACCGCCCTCTTCACCAACGACGGCGGCGCCGCCCGGCGCTTCCAGTTCGAGGTGGAGGTCGGCATGGTCGGCATCAACGTGCCGATCCCGGTGCCGGTCGCCTACTACTCCTTCGGCGGCTGGAAGGCCTCGCTGTTCGGCGACGCCCACGCGTACGGCCCGGACGGCGTGCAGTTCTTCACCCGCGGCAAGGCCGTGACCCAGCGCTGGCTGGACCCGTCGCACGGCGGCATCAACCTGGGCTTCCCGACCAACAGCTGA